One stretch of Chitinophaga pendula DNA includes these proteins:
- a CDS encoding SRPBCC family protein, which produces MSKTYRLEYTQVLPVSLGRAWDFFSRPENLPHITPPYMRFTVTSPAQGRSIYPGQIITYTLQPVLGIPMRWVTEITHVRDMEYFVDEQRDGPYRMWHHQHHFQEVESGVLMKDIVHYQIPFGPLGRFANYVFVQRQLESLFTFRRQQTAVLL; this is translated from the coding sequence ATGAGTAAGACATACAGATTAGAATACACACAGGTATTACCGGTAAGCCTGGGGCGTGCCTGGGATTTCTTTTCCCGGCCGGAGAATCTGCCACATATTACACCACCGTATATGCGATTTACGGTAACCTCTCCTGCACAGGGGCGATCCATTTATCCCGGACAGATCATCACGTATACCTTACAGCCGGTGTTGGGTATTCCTATGCGTTGGGTAACGGAGATCACGCATGTACGTGACATGGAATACTTTGTAGATGAGCAGCGGGATGGCCCTTACCGTATGTGGCATCATCAGCATCATTTCCAGGAAGTGGAATCGGGGGTGCTGATGAAAGATATCGTACACTACCAGATACCTTTCGGGCCTTTAGGCCGGTTTGCCAACTATGTGTTTGTACAACGGCAGCTGGAGTCGCTGTTTACATTCCGGCGACAACAGACAGCTGTTTTACTCTGA